In Camelina sativa cultivar DH55 chromosome 13, Cs, whole genome shotgun sequence, the genomic window TTCTCCGGCGATCAACATAACCCCACTTACTACCACTCTCCATATTCAACTCTATCGACTTGAGATCActctcctcatcatcatcagtagaACCAGAACCATCAATAATGTCCAAAACCCAACGTATCTCCGACGACGACACATTCCCTTCTTCACCATCAAAAACCCGCCGGAGCTCCTTCTTCATCCGCTCCACGGCGGCGTGTTTCTCCTCGAATTCAAATCTCGCCTCCGTTAGCTTCATCTGAACTCTCTCTTCCCTCAAAACGTCAGCTATAtgcatcatctctctctctttctccatctccttcttATCATCTCCGATACCTTTAGCAAGCTCATCACAAACCTCTTCAAGAACGTCTttagctctcttctctctctccatctcctctttcatcttcctctctctttctttagcCTCCGTGAGCTCTCTCCCTAGTCTTCTGTTCATCTTCTCCGTTTGTCGCCGGAGCTTTCTCTCAACCGCCGCTTCTTCTTGTAGCCTCTCTATCAATCTCcgcttctcctcttcctccgcgTCGAATTCACTCATCAGATGCTTTAGTGAAGATCTTGCTCTGTCTAGTTCGCATAACAGAGCATAGTTTATGCGTTTGTTTGCTGTCTTGTGATCATCTCCGAGCTCACCGATACGTTTTAAAACCTTGACGAGTTCTTTAGACATCGTTAAACCGTCGCTAACATTCTTGAAACGAGTTTTCACCTGTAATTTTAACTAATCAGAGatttcttctttcacaagtaatgtttttttttgggggggggggggNNNNNNNNNNNNAATCATACCGAGTTTGTGCCGATGGTTTTGTATTCGATTAGTTCTAGCTTCGGAGGATTTGTTGATCTTTTACGGACTATATCTTCTTCGCGGAGATCGATTCTCTGTGAGATTTTGAATATCAGGAAATGgaatttgagagaaaagaaaaaaaaaaaaaaaacagaggaaacttgAGACTGAAGCAAACTCTAACCTCTGAGCTCAGTCGAGAAATCGGATCGGATGATTTTAGCGGGAAAGCAATGGAAGAGAACTCTGTTGGTCTCTTCGCTCTGTTTCTTGACGGTTTCTTGCTTCCCAAGCAGTCTATATTGGAGTTTACAAGAGGAGGAGGGTCTGTGCCGTCGTTGATCTCCCACAGAGTCGCGGCTAGCTTTCTCGCGGAGACGCTGCTTTTCAGAAACTGATGTTCTGGAGGAAGTTCTTCCGGGGAGAAAGATAAGAGCACAGGAGTTTTAGCGGTGGTGATGGACTTGACAGGAGTTCCATCGCCGCCATCGCCGCCACCGTCATCTTGAGCTGTTCTTTTCCCGGAGAAAATTGCGCGTTTCAAACGGTTTTGAcgagcaagagaagaagaagaagaggaagaaccacCTCTCTTCCTGATCTTACAACCTCTCTTCCGTTCCATAGttgttataatataaaaaacaaacaaaactgtaCCAAATCTTGccctaaattatatataagaagaataaaaatgagaaagagggttaaaaataagaattgatTGGTGCTTTTTAGGAGATATGGGTCTTGATGAGTAGGTTGATCATCTTTTTAAGATCAGAAGCAGTTTCTTGaagattttgctttttttttttttgaatctttataaagtgagtgaaagagagagagagagagagagagataatacaaaaagagaaaggtaAGAGGATGATGTTTTCTTgcttcttttgctttttctgtgttaacaaaagaaaaaaaaagggaagaagatcagaagAAAGACTCAGATTCTTATTTCCGACGTTGAAAAAGAAGGTTGAATCTGGGAAATCGTGTTTTATTTCTTgggacaagagagagagagatatgtggAAGATGAggaaagagagatggagagacaAGTGaggtgtgtttttgtttgtgtgcgTTGTCTAATTGGggcattgtaaaaaaaaattgttttggagGGGTTCATTCCAATTTCgtcaatttgttttaaaaattaatttatcacAAATAATATTTCCATAATCAAACAAGTACAAATCTAGTTGCCGCTAACTCATAAATGCAACAATGACTTGCAAAAAAAGGTATCATGGGATCCATCTTTTTCAAATTAGTGCTTTCTATGAGTTAGACATCTTTTAGTAGATCACAATATCGGATTAGACGGGATCCAATCCTACTCTTGGTAGGCTTTTCTTTTGCGGGGGCAAATATATGAGTATCAAATAAAGACAACGTACTACATTATCAAAACTAGCATCAACCTCTATGCTATTAGGTCAATAAATTTAGAAGTtcatattttgtatataccatttaaGATGCTACTCAATTTTCAATGTTGGATATTGTATCTTTAATATGATAGCAGAGCTgtatttaaaaagtaaaatttcctCGAACTGAAGAAAAACTTCAAACTCCATAAAATATTTCCTCAGagaaattttgcaaaaattgtgcTCCAAAGCTGTCAGATGGTAGAGTTAGAAAACATGATGAAGCTGATTCTCTCCTACTACAAGAGATGATGTTTTATGGGTTTGATATACAGCCCCAAGCAATATGCTACCTATCACGGGGACCGTAATTTTGCCAGCACGATCGAAGGGTTGAAAGAGAGATAGTTTACTATGATGGTTGCTCATCCCAAAAAAATTCACTTAAGATCTTACTCAATTttcaatgtgggatattgtatccctaatatATGCTACGTTAAAATCTAACAGTCTcttcaacaaaacatgtatataGTGGTTTATGCATAGACAAGATACATGTGCAAAAAATGTATATTGGCTAGAGATTGTAAAGTTCCAAATAAATGAAAATCcgtaatagaaaattatatttatcaaaaattccaaatttagaTAACATATTGTTAAATTTATCAGTAGTTCTAGCAAAACAAGttaaatacataattatataattattttgatacaATGAAATGAATGATGAATAAATGAGGAGTTGAGATATAGCTATTTATGAGATATATTAGTTATACTTATAggtataaaaaatatgaaaaagattttGATTAGTAAATCCTCAAATTTGAGATTATATTATTCACcctaaaataataaagattttaGGATTTGTTAAGAGTTAAAAGAAACCTCAAAATTAAAGGGCTATGTTAGAGATGTCCTTAGATtagtttttcattaaaaaattgaagcaaaaaaaNACATTATCAAAACTAGCGTCAACCTCTATGCTACGTCAAAATCTAAGAGTCTcttcaacaaaacatgtatataGTGTGGTTTATGCATAGACAAGATACATGTGCGAAACATGTATATTGGCTAGAGATTTGTAAAGTTACAAATAAATGAGAATCcattatagaaaattttatttgaaacatATTGTTAAATCTATCAGTAATTATAGCAAAACAAgttaaatacataattaaataattatgttGATACATACAATGAAATGAATGATGAATAAATGAGGAGTTGAGATATAGCTAATTTATGagatatattaattagttatacttataggtataaaaaatatggaaaagaTTTTGATTAGGAAATCCTCAAATTCGAGATTATATTATTCACCCTTAAATAATAAAGATTTTAGGTTTTGTTAAGAGTTCAAAAAAACCTCAAAACTAAAGGGCTTTGTTAGAGATGTCCTTAGATTAGTATTCTTAGATTGTTAATCAAAAAACCTAATATTTCCTAGATAcacttaaataattataaacatcCAATCAAAAATTTACAACTCCAAGCTAATgtaaagaaatgaaattattaGAAATGTGAGAATAGAAAATTCGTAGTTTTGTGTATTTGGCATATGGAAGACAGGCACATGCTGAGTACAAATAATAGTAAGTACTTTTATGGAACATCCCAAGAGATGCCTTCTCTGTCAGTCAAATCAAATTCTTTTAGCTctatactattttatattttattgaatATAACGATTTAAGAATAGAATTATTATACGAGTAAATAATTCATAAATATGTGAGGCTAAGAGGGCCCCTACGATGATATGTGAAAATAATACATAAGATGAACGGCTCTAATTAAAATAGGTCCTACTCTGTTTAGCTctctttatcctttttttttttttttttttttgttttNGACTACTACTCGCAAATCACATGGATAAATTGACAAAATGTCATACTACAACACTTTTTGCAATTATTGGAAGTATTTACCACTCTTATAGCAAACAATTCACCATATAAAGTCATCCCTCTTACCCTATGGTCTCATTCATCTAAAATCTACATGTACCCTAGTTGTTTACCTATAACGTAGGATGGTTATGTACTTACGTTAGCATGATTTTTGCAAATCAAGCTGACCTTTGCTCTTTCCAATCTGTTGTTGTCCGgattaaaggaaaaaagagaCTTCTTCTCTCACCATttatacaataaatataataaataacgaACATGGTCAAAATGGTCCCATGGTTTAGTGGTCAGGACATTGGACTCTGAATCCAGTAACCCGAGTTCAAGTCTCGGTGGAACCTCTTTCTATAACTCTCTTTTTTAAGTTCTATTTTTCTCCAGGGGATGGGGCCATTTTGGATTCCGCACTTTCGTTTAGTCTCTTCTTTTGGTAAAAGAAGTGGTTTGTTCACTAACCGTTGTTTCCAAATTGGATGGCTCAATCTCAATgacaaaatttctttaaaaacaaaatttgaagtgTATATGTTAAAAACCAAGTGCATTTCAGAAAACTGCAAAACCATTTTATAAAGGAGATCGAAATCACTAAACATTTGTTTCTTAACCATCAGAATATATCAAAATACTTCACCCTAGCCgttggatattttaaatattttaagacATAACTGTCCCTTGTCTCTAAAGTGTTGCACGACCTGAGCTTCGGTTTATCCGGTATTATTCCCACTTTGACTCTCCTCCCAACCCGATCTCAACTTCCATGGGAAGATCAATCACTACACTCTTCTTGCTTTGGTTCTTTtctgtttgcttcttcttattcCTATTGTTGTTCTCTATCACTTTCACTAGACCTGTCTCTTGCGCgctgcttctcttcttctcaataTTGTCTCCAGAAGAACCCTTTGACACATTGTCCCGGGAAAAGATTTCTGCGAAAGATGTTTCAGCATCATCGATAGCATCGAGTTCCTCCTTTGGAATTgcctttttctgtttcttctcagtagcatcatcatcatctttgttacTTGGGGTAATCTTCTTTTTAggttcttcttttctctctgtttcaacttGATCTACATGTGGGTTGCTcttagacttcttcttcttgccctTGTGATCATCATTGTtggctccttcttcttcgtcttctgaCTTGTTTCTTTTGGAGCTCTTCTTGCTTTTTCTATCTTCTCTggattgttcttcttctgtcGATTTGTTGTGATGAGCATCAAAGGTTTCATCATCGGTATCAAGCCGGATATGCTTTCCCTTGCTTGAGATTTTATCTAGTGGTTGAGCGTTGAATACATTCACTGAAGAGGGGAGCAACTTTATCACCTGTGTGACATTACAACATTTTCCCTCATTCTTATTTGAAATCCCCATTCAGTACACACTAGTcgcaaccaaaataaaaaagtgcaaaaaaatggttttaccTGCTTAACTGACTTATCGTTATCAGAGATAAGGTTTCCTCGAATATTCAAGTTCCGTAAGCAAGATAGTGTCCCCAAAACCTGACAATTTTGACAGTTTATTATTAGACCAATGCAAGCACTTGCCAAAAGCTAGGGAATGTGCTTGAATTACATTACACCTCTAAACCAGAGAGTTTTGTGATCATGTTGTTTCCCACATCCAAATTCAGTAGTCTTTTGTTGACAGCTAGTTCCGCTGGAAGAGCCTGAAGAGTTAAAGCGTATTTGAAATAACCATTcgcaatataaacaaaaagattgtgGGAAAAGGCTGGTGTTGTGTCATGTAGATTGTATCAATGGAAGAAAAGATCACCTTAATTTCATTGTGAGCAAGTCGTAGCTCTTTCAAATCAGAGCATGACTTGAGAGAAGAGCCAATAGCTTTTATCCTGCAGTTAGACAAAGAAATCTGAAACCAGGGATTGATTAGACCAAGGACCAGCTTAGTTGTGATTTCGAAATAGGTGAAAACTCGATCTTACTTTAGTGAGTTTTCTCGACTTTGAAAGCGAGTCACCGATTTCACTGATTGGATTCCTAGAAAGAACTGTATCCATAAacgaaacaacaaaactttaacTAGATGAAACGTTGGGTaacatgtaaagaaaaaaacatgttgaTCTGAATGTAAGAACATATACCGAGACTGTTTAAGTCTTTCAGTTGATCTAGCTTACAAATGGAGGAGATTTCATTGTCTGAAACAATAAAAGAGAGTAATCATCAGAACTCAGTAGTAGTAAGTTAGTAACTCGTGGATGCAAAATACAAAACAGTTGTAGAACTCACCGTTCAAAATCAAAGCTCCCAAATTGACAAGAGAGGATACCTCATTCATGGATTTGAGCTTATTCTTTCCAGCATTAAGCACCTTTTACAAAATAGACACCACACAAATCAATTCAGTTTAGATATGTGATACACATCTTCATATG contains:
- the LOC104736239 gene encoding uncharacterized protein At5g41620-like, translated to MERKRGCKIRKRGGSSSSSSSLARQNRLKRAIFSGKRTAQDDGGGDGGDGTPVKSITTAKTPVLLSFSPEELPPEHQFLKSSVSARKLAATLWEINDGTDPPPLVNSNIDCLGSKKPSRNRAKRPTEFSSIAFPLKSSDPISRLSSERIDLREEDIVRKRSTNPPKLELIEYKTIGTNSVKTRFKNVSDGLTMSKELVKVLKRIGELGDDHKTANKRINYALLCELDRARSSLKHLMSEFDAEEEEKRRLIERLQEEAAVERKLRRQTEKMNRRLGRELTEAKERERKMKEEMEREKRAKDVLEEVCDELAKGIGDDKKEMEKEREMMHIADVLREERVQMKLTEARFEFEEKHAAVERMKKELRRVFDGEEGNVSSSEIRWVLDIIDGSGSTDDDEESDLKSIELNMESGSKWGYVDRRRKSGSGDDDDSDDDPVEKRSVIVENGERDESLKTLRDYIVSNVRCIGSSSSEQWNHRNLPSSEFV
- the LOC104736240 gene encoding volume-regulated anion channel subunit LRRC8E-like yields the protein MNSLTVEQVLKEKKTHDPDSVKELNLGHKALTDVSCLSKFKNLEKLDLRFNNLKDLQGLKSCVNLKWLSVVENKLQSLSGIETLTKLTVLNAGKNKLKSMNEVSSLVNLGALILNDNEISSICKLDQLKDLNSLVLSRNPISEIGDSLSKSRKLTKISLSNCRIKAIGSSLKSCSDLKELRLAHNEIKALPAELAVNKRLLNLDVGNNMITKLSGLEVLGTLSCLRNLNIRGNLISDNDKSVKQVIKLLPSSVNVFNAQPLDKISSKGKHIRLDTDDETFDAHHNKSTEEEQSREDRKSKKSSKRNKSEDEEEGANNDDHKGKKKKSKSNPHVDQVETERKEEPKKKITPSNKDDDDATEKKQKKAIPKEELDAIDDAETSFAEIFSRDNVSKGSSGDNIEKKRSSAQETGLVKVIENNNRNKKKQTEKNQSKKSVVIDLPMEVEIGLGGESKWE